A portion of the Mytilus galloprovincialis chromosome 12, xbMytGall1.hap1.1, whole genome shotgun sequence genome contains these proteins:
- the LOC143053853 gene encoding uncharacterized protein LOC143053853 — protein MDYSEVNQINDAMTETLMPAIGIVSVYMAIGLIGNPMVIYYYGFRARSTSSFHFILALAVFDLIVCTVSMPLEIVDMTHFYKFESAVACKILRFVNYFATIGSGGILMALAVDRYRKICRPLRRQLTLQITRLIIGFVCLFSFCISWPSLAFYNIVNVNITKVPGLTGSDCTMIRDDDYKLLITVYNVFLFLIFLICVSALIVLYALVGKTLFRVKCCRLKRDVQKSENTSRRYSPAETVASEIESCNDSSKRNSVSYGLEIQIKDENDDKPLATITELQNDNNNILSSDNSGHPHIEMSEVTNRNIVLPPNYLPYCAEKDSKDSDDIDPSINRRSTEIILKEGTDGKTVSKLSNGKSHKGKVKLTPNVSTSSLGSVRYNHRSSRKSISRRLHTRQYTIMMIAITIAFIISFLPYLALVTWRTIATDYEVDVLSDPELLAFQIFIRSFLISSAVNPLIYGFLNSEFRRFIYQRVCCCLHSKTPSPEISSSHSI, from the coding sequence TACTACGGATTTAGAGCTAGATCAACTTCATCGTTTCATTTTATTCTTGCGTTAGCAGTATTTGATCTTATCGTATGTACTGTATCAATGCCGTTAGAAATTGTGGACATGACCCATTTCTACAAATTCGAAAGTGCGGTTGCTTGTAAAATTCTACGTTTTGTAAACTACTTTGCTACTATAGGTTCTGGTGGAATCTTAATGGCTTTAGCCGTTGACAGGTATAGAAAAATATGCAGACCACTTCGAAGACAACTCACCTTACAAATTACCAGACTTATAATtggatttgtttgtttgttttcattttgtatttcttGGCCAAGCCTCGCTTTTTACAACATCGTAAATGTAAACATTACTAAAGTACCTGGATTAACCGGAAGTGATTGTACCATGATACGAGACGATGACTACAAACTTTTGATAACAGTCtacaatgtgtttttatttttaatatttttaatatgtgTTAGTGCTTTGATTGTTCTGTATGCTTTAGTTGGAAAGACATTATTTCGAGTGAAATGTTGCCGTCTTAAAAGAGATgtacaaaaaagtgaaaatacaAGTCGGCGATACAGTCCGGCAGAAACAGTTGCGAGTGAAATAGAAAGTTGCAATGATAGTTCAAAACGTAATTCAGTGAGTTATGGATTAGAAATTCAAATTAAAGACGAGAATGATGACAAGCCTTTAGCAACAATAACGGAACTACAAAATGATAACAACAACATTCTATCATCCGATAATTCTGGCCATCCTCACATAGAAATGTCGGAAGTAACCAATCGAAACATAGTATTACCTCCAAATTATTTACCGTACTGCGCAGAAAAAGATTCAAAGGACTCTGACGACATTGATCCGTCTATTAATAGACGTTCCACGGAAATTATCCTAAAGGAAGGTACGGACGGGAAAACAGTCTCCAAACTTTCAAACGGAAAATCACATAAAGGAAAAGTAAAATTAACTCCAAATGTATCCACGAGCAGTCTTGgaagtgtgagatataaccatcgATCGTCAAGAAAATCAATTTCAAGAAGACTACATACAAGACAATATACCATTATGATGATCGCCATTACTATAGCTTTCATCATTTCATTTTTACCATATTTGGCTTTGGTCACGTGGCGAACCATAGCAACTGACTATGAGGTTGACGTGTTATCTGATCCTGAACTTTtagcttttcaaattttcatcAGGTCGTTTTTGATAAGCAGTGCTGTAAATCCATTAATTTATGGATTTCTTAATAGTGAATTTAGACGTTTTATTTATCAGCGTGTCTGCTGCTGTTTACACAGCAAAACACCATCACCTGAGATCTCTTCATCACACTCTATTTGA
- the LOC143055305 gene encoding trimethylamine monooxygenase-like, giving the protein MASKRKVCIIGAGPCGTSALFHFDQISDSATEVVCYEKSDTWLGLWNFTWMTGTDEFGEPCHGGMYKHLWSNGPKEGLEYPYYTFTDHFGKAIPSFLPRPAMRDYLEGRLVKKSKSDIKRFIKWNTAVRYVRYNKKSDDFTVTTENLKTGQTFDTNFTHVIVAVGIFNTPDKPYFEGIETFPGRIIHSHDFRDATQFKGQRVLVVGAKYSAEDIALQCLKFGATSIVTSYRSSPMNFKWPVGIEERPLVKKIQGKVVHFLDGSSTEVDSIILSTGYKYKFPFLEDNLRLSSSRTLYPAGLYKGSLWLQEGNKKLFYMGVQDQFFSFTMFDAQGLWICRYITDTLPNKLTNCEEMKKEAQKWVQRCRGLKGNNEQIDFQADFIKDLSYGTGYSPDAPKANKFFHKWDIDKKANIVSYRDQQFTSLYSGTETAPCTKPWFQNFDDSISQFIKR; this is encoded by the exons ATGGCAAGTAAAAGGAAAGTCTGTATCATTGGAGCAGGGCCTTGTGGTACCTCAGCATTATTTCACTTTGACCAGATCAGCGATTCTGCGACGGAAGTTGTCTGCTACGAGAAAAGCGACACGTGGCTTGGACTTTGGAACTTTACATGGATGACTG GAACTGATGAATTTGGAGAACCATGTCATGGTGGTATGTACAAACATCTATGGTCTAACGGGCCGAAAGAAGGTCTAGAATATCCGTACTATACATTTACTGATCACTTTGGAAAAGCAATACCATCGTTTCTTCCACGACCGGCTATGAGAGATTATTTGGAAG GCAGGCTTGTCAAGAAAAGCAAATCAGATATAAAACGGTTTATCAAATGGAACACTGCAGTAAGATATGTGAGGTACAACAAAAAGTCAGATGACTTTACAGTAACAACTGAAAATCTGAAGACAGGTCAGACATTCGACACCAATTTCACTCACGTGATCGTTGCCGTAGGAATATTCAACACTCCAGACAAACCATACTTTGAAGGCATCGAGACCTTTCCTGGGAGAATAATACATTCACATGACTTTCGTGACGCTACACAGTTCAAAGGTCAGCGTGTGTTGGTTGTTGGAGCAAAGTATTCGGCAGAGGACATAGCGTTGCAATGTCTTAAATTTGGGGCCACAAGTATTGTGACGTCTTATAGATCGAGTCCAATGAATTTTAAATGGCCAGTTGGAATTGAAGAAAGGCCATTAGTCAAGAAAATTCAAGGCAAAGTTGTACACTTTCTTGATGGCAGTTCTACTGAAGTTGATTCAATCATCCTGAGCACTGGTTACAAGTACAAATTCCCATTTTTGGAGGATAATTTACGTCTGTCTTCATCCCGTACTTTATATCCTGCTGGCTTATACAAGGGATCCCTGTGGTTACAAGAAGGTAACAAGAAACTGTTTTACATGGGAGTTCAGGACCAGTTTTTCTCTTTCACAATGTTTGATGCACAGGGGCTCTGGATATGCAG GTATATCACGGACACGTTACCAAACAAACTAACGAATTGTGAAGAAATGAAGAAAGAAGCACAGAAATGGGTACAGAGATGCAGAGGCTTGAAAGGAAACAATGAACAAATTGACTTTCAGGCTGATTTTATCAAAGATCTGAGTTATGGAACTGGATATTCGCCCGATGCACCTAAGGCAAATAAATTTTTCCACAAGTGGGATATCGATAAAAAGGCGAATATTGTAAGTTACAGGGACCAACAATTCACATCACTTTATTCTGGTACTGAAACTGCTCCGTGCACCAAACCGTGGTTTCAGAATTTTGACGACTCAATTAGCCAATTTATCAAGAGATAG
- the LOC143053671 gene encoding trimethylamine monooxygenase-like: MDVIPPDQNKPYFEGIETFPGRIIHSHDFRDATQFKGQHELVVGAKNSAEDIALQCMKFGAKSIVTSYRSTPLNYNWPVGIEERPLVQKIEGKVVHFLDSSFTEVDSIILSTGYKYMFPFMENNLQPSLSNILYPAGLYKGSLWLQGGFVEEFCIDFYAIGIFLTFQTLMAIKATPG; the protein is encoded by the exons ACAAACCATACTTTGAAGGCATCGAGACCTTCCCTGGGAGAATAATACATTCACATGATTTCCGTGATGCTACACAGTTTAAAGGTCAGCATGAGTTGGTTGTCGGGGCTAAGAATTCTGCAGAGGATATTGCGTTGCAATGTATGAAATTTGGCGCCAAAAGTATTGTGACGTCTTATAGATCGACCCCATTGAATTATAATTGGCCAGTTGGAATTGAAGAAAGGCCTTTAGTCCAAAAAATAGAAGGAAAAGTTGTACATTTTCTTGACAGTAGTTTTACTGAAGTTGATTCAATTATCCTGAGCACAGGCTACAAGTATATGTTCCCGTTCATGGAGAACAATTTACAACCTTCTTTATCTAACATTTTATATCCTGCTGGCTTATACAAGGGTTCACTTTGGTTACAGGGAG GATTTGTTGAAGAATTTTGCATTGATTTTTATGCTATCGGTATATTTTTGACTTTCCAGACTTTAATGGCGATAAAGGCTACTCCAGGATAG